One window of Thermocoleostomius sinensis A174 genomic DNA carries:
- a CDS encoding glycogen/starch/alpha-glucan phosphorylase, giving the protein MQTIPNPRQEAIRVEDDRTGLSIETLKRAFLDNLFYIQGKFPAIATKNDYYNALAYTVRDRLFQRWLATAETYSQQAARTVCYLSAEFLMGPHLGNNLINLGIYDQVKQAIEEMGLNLEELLEQEEEPGLGNGGLGRLAACYLDSMATLEVPAMGYGIRYEFGIFDQRIQDGWQVEITDKWLRYGNPWEVIRPEWEVEVKLGGHTESYTDEQGQYRVRWVPFQVVKGIPYDTPISGYKVNTCNTLRLWSAQAPESFDFDAFNAGDYIGAVQQKMMSENLSKVLYPNDNISQGKQLRLAQQIFFVSCSLQDMIRILLRQGLPLERFHEKFTIQLNDTHPSIAVAELMRLLLDEHYLDWEQAWHITTHAFAYTNHTLLPEALERWPLRLFGELLPRHLEIVFEINRRFLNDVRLKYPDDVDRLRRLSLIDESGERYVRMANLACVGSFAINGVAALHTELLKRDVLRDFYELYPEKFNNKTNGVTPRRFMVLSNPRLTQLITRRIGDSWIKNLDELHKLEPLADDPAFRQEFRQIKHAIKQDLAGYIKSKTNIEVDPNSLFDIQSKRIHEYKRQHLNALHIVTLYNRIKANPDIDITPRTFLFGGKAAPGYYMAKLIIKLVNSIGDVVNRDPDVRDRLKVVWLEDYNVKFAQRVYPAADLSEQISTAGKEASGTGNMKFAMNGALTIGTLDGANVEIRQEVGAENFFLFGLTTEEVYAKKAAGYHPMEYYHSNPELKRVIDRIASGFFCGGDCDLFKPIVDNLLYDDPYLLLADYQSYIDCQDQVSQAYRDSENWTRMAILNVARMGKFSSDRSIRDYCQDVWHVESVEIGLKEYVQEAIGQLTP; this is encoded by the coding sequence ATGCAAACGATCCCTAATCCAAGGCAGGAAGCTATTCGGGTAGAAGACGATCGCACAGGGTTAAGCATCGAAACCTTAAAACGCGCTTTTCTAGACAATTTATTCTATATTCAGGGCAAATTTCCTGCGATTGCTACCAAAAATGATTACTACAACGCCTTAGCCTATACTGTGCGCGATCGGCTGTTTCAGCGGTGGTTGGCAACGGCCGAGACCTATTCCCAGCAGGCTGCTCGCACTGTCTGCTATCTTTCTGCCGAATTTCTGATGGGCCCACATTTGGGCAATAACCTGATTAATTTGGGCATTTACGATCAGGTGAAGCAGGCGATCGAAGAAATGGGACTCAACCTAGAAGAATTGCTAGAGCAGGAAGAGGAACCCGGTTTAGGCAATGGCGGTTTGGGACGGCTAGCCGCGTGCTACCTCGACTCTATGGCCACCCTTGAAGTGCCGGCAATGGGCTATGGCATTCGCTACGAGTTTGGTATTTTTGACCAACGCATTCAAGATGGATGGCAGGTAGAAATCACCGACAAATGGCTACGCTATGGCAATCCCTGGGAAGTAATTCGGCCCGAATGGGAAGTAGAAGTGAAACTGGGCGGTCACACCGAATCCTATACCGATGAGCAAGGGCAATATCGTGTACGCTGGGTTCCGTTCCAAGTGGTGAAAGGCATCCCCTACGACACCCCCATTTCTGGTTATAAGGTGAACACCTGCAATACGCTGAGGCTATGGTCGGCACAAGCTCCCGAATCGTTTGACTTTGACGCCTTCAACGCTGGAGATTATATCGGGGCAGTTCAGCAAAAGATGATGTCGGAAAACCTATCGAAGGTGCTTTATCCCAACGACAACATCTCTCAGGGCAAGCAACTGCGGCTAGCACAGCAGATTTTCTTTGTCTCCTGTTCATTGCAAGACATGATCCGAATTTTGCTGAGACAGGGCTTGCCGCTAGAGCGCTTCCACGAAAAGTTCACAATCCAGTTGAACGATACTCATCCCTCGATCGCTGTGGCTGAACTGATGCGATTGTTGTTGGATGAGCACTATCTAGACTGGGAGCAGGCTTGGCACATCACCACCCACGCCTTTGCCTACACCAACCACACCCTTTTACCAGAAGCCCTTGAACGCTGGCCCTTACGTCTGTTTGGTGAATTGTTGCCGCGCCATCTGGAAATTGTATTTGAAATCAACCGTCGCTTCTTAAACGACGTACGCCTGAAATATCCCGATGATGTCGATCGCCTCCGTCGTCTGTCGTTGATTGATGAAAGCGGCGAGCGGTATGTGCGCATGGCCAATCTGGCCTGTGTCGGTAGTTTTGCTATCAATGGAGTGGCAGCGTTGCATACCGAATTACTCAAGCGTGATGTGCTGCGCGATTTCTACGAGCTATATCCAGAGAAATTCAACAACAAAACCAATGGTGTTACGCCGCGCCGTTTTATGGTGTTAAGCAATCCCCGCTTAACCCAGTTGATTACGCGCCGCATTGGTGACAGTTGGATTAAGAATTTAGACGAATTGCACAAACTGGAACCCCTGGCTGATGATCCAGCTTTTCGTCAGGAATTTCGGCAAATCAAGCACGCCATCAAGCAAGATTTGGCAGGTTACATCAAATCCAAGACGAATATTGAGGTCGATCCCAACTCGCTATTTGACATTCAATCCAAACGTATCCACGAGTATAAGCGGCAACACCTCAACGCCTTGCACATTGTGACCCTGTACAACCGCATTAAAGCTAACCCAGACATTGACATTACCCCACGCACTTTCTTATTTGGCGGCAAGGCGGCTCCTGGCTATTACATGGCTAAGTTGATCATTAAGTTGGTCAACTCCATTGGCGATGTGGTCAATCGCGATCCGGATGTGCGCGATCGCCTCAAAGTGGTGTGGCTAGAGGACTATAATGTTAAGTTTGCCCAGCGAGTCTATCCGGCCGCCGACTTGTCGGAACAGATTTCCACGGCTGGTAAAGAAGCCTCAGGCACAGGCAATATGAAATTTGCCATGAACGGAGCCTTGACAATCGGCACGCTCGACGGAGCCAATGTAGAAATTCGTCAAGAAGTGGGGGCAGAAAACTTTTTCCTGTTTGGACTCACCACCGAAGAAGTCTATGCCAAGAAGGCAGCGGGCTATCACCCGATGGAGTACTATCACAGCAATCCTGAGTTGAAGCGCGTAATTGATCGCATTGCCTCTGGGTTTTTCTGCGGCGGCGACTGTGATTTGTTCAAGCCGATCGTCGATAACTTGCTCTATGACGATCCCTACCTGCTGTTGGCAGATTATCAATCCTACATTGACTGCCAAGATCAGGTTAGCCAGGCCTATCGCGACTCTGAAAATTGGACGCGCATGGCAATTTTGAATGTGGCGCGGATGGGTAAATTCTCCTCCGATCGCTCTATCCGAGATTACTGCCAAGACGTGTGGCATGTGGAATCGGTTGAGATTGGCTTGAAGGAATATGTACAGGAGGCAATCGGTCAACTGACGCCATAG
- the nusB gene encoding transcription antitermination factor NusB has protein sequence MQARRIARELALLSIAQLPAKPDRLQAQQLQDVVLAAIRTLTTEVHDTLETAAAELNRSSDRLLSSETRTTDVQSAKAMIREAMDLTQTAVNRLGSALELPEFIQLANQKEVRAYTIELLTQVKAHQAEVDRTIEQAMVDWQLRRLARIDQDILRIAVTEMSFLGVPQQVAINEAVELAKRYSGEDGYRFINGVLRRVVEQYKSESSVT, from the coding sequence ATGCAAGCTCGTCGAATTGCCCGTGAACTGGCTCTCCTCAGTATTGCCCAACTGCCTGCCAAGCCAGACCGTCTTCAAGCGCAACAGCTACAAGATGTTGTGCTGGCAGCTATCCGCACCCTCACCACCGAAGTGCACGACACCTTGGAAACGGCGGCAGCAGAACTGAATCGCAGCAGCGATCGACTGCTCAGCAGCGAGACTCGAACTACCGATGTGCAAAGTGCGAAAGCGATGATTCGCGAGGCGATGGATCTGACGCAAACAGCAGTGAATCGGTTGGGGTCTGCACTGGAATTACCTGAATTCATTCAACTGGCCAATCAGAAAGAAGTACGCGCCTACACTATAGAGTTATTAACTCAAGTAAAAGCGCATCAAGCTGAGGTGGATCGGACGATCGAACAAGCCATGGTTGATTGGCAACTGCGGCGACTGGCCCGCATCGATCAAGATATTTTGCGGATTGCTGTCACTGAAATGAGTTTTTTGGGTGTACCGCAACAGGTGGCGATCAACGAGGCAGTCGAATTGGCAAAACGATATAGCGGTGAGGATGGCTACCGCTTTATCAACGGAGTCTTGCGGCGAGTTGTAGAACAATACAAGTCTGAATCCTCAGTGACTTAA
- the ftsY gene encoding signal recognition particle-docking protein FtsY, giving the protein MAPFNWFNRQHSDQPSAEEETVSSASSPEATAPAVTEPVSEAAPPAVAQDQLAWAKAAYENIRKRKQAEQADASSEPAIESSSEAAESSKDTPDSAPVEVVEPAAIEATEPTVGELDPQLDPQLDPIADVASSQLPFWAKAEADRLERLERLRTEAIAAEPEPSATTESPTAAAEVEPIPDFVLDEAFLWSTEVLAAQGRRPDDVSIEEITWLKRLRQGLDKTRRNLVNQLRAIVGQGPLNQDAVLEIESLLLQADVGIEATDHIIESLQSRLRQEALPPAEAIAYLKQILRDMLDRPLGGSHTLSFVPEKDKLNIWLITGVNGAGKTTTIGKLAHIANKSGYRCLIAAADTFRAAAVQQVKVWGDRSQVEVIANPGKNTDPAAVVFDGIAAAQSRNTELLLVDTAGRLQNKKNLMEELSKIRRIIDKKAPDANVESLLVLDATLGQNGLRQAEVFSEVAKLSGVVLTKLDGTAKGGIALAVVQQLGLPIRFIGAGEGIEDLRPFSSYEFVEALLSG; this is encoded by the coding sequence ATGGCTCCTTTTAACTGGTTCAATCGTCAACACAGCGATCAACCCTCCGCCGAGGAGGAAACTGTCTCAAGCGCATCCTCTCCTGAAGCAACAGCACCAGCGGTTACAGAGCCAGTATCTGAAGCTGCTCCTCCTGCCGTTGCCCAAGATCAATTAGCATGGGCTAAAGCTGCTTACGAAAATATTCGCAAGCGCAAACAGGCAGAACAAGCAGACGCTTCGAGTGAACCTGCAATCGAGTCGTCTTCCGAAGCAGCAGAATCAAGCAAGGATACACCCGATTCTGCACCCGTGGAGGTGGTTGAACCTGCTGCCATTGAAGCCACGGAACCAACAGTTGGCGAGCTAGACCCTCAACTAGACCCTCAACTAGACCCGATCGCAGATGTTGCTTCGAGTCAACTTCCTTTTTGGGCCAAGGCTGAGGCCGATCGTTTAGAACGTCTGGAACGACTGCGCACAGAAGCAATCGCCGCCGAACCAGAACCATCTGCCACGACTGAATCCCCTACGGCTGCGGCCGAGGTAGAACCGATTCCTGATTTTGTTCTCGACGAAGCCTTTCTGTGGAGTACAGAAGTGTTGGCTGCTCAAGGCCGCCGCCCCGACGATGTCTCGATTGAAGAAATCACCTGGCTGAAACGCTTGCGGCAAGGATTGGACAAAACTCGGCGCAATTTGGTGAATCAATTGCGGGCGATCGTCGGGCAAGGGCCGCTCAATCAAGATGCGGTGCTGGAAATTGAGTCCTTGTTGCTGCAAGCGGATGTGGGCATTGAAGCTACCGATCACATTATTGAATCGCTGCAATCGAGACTGCGCCAAGAAGCCCTGCCTCCTGCCGAAGCGATCGCCTATCTAAAGCAAATTCTGCGAGATATGCTCGATCGGCCACTGGGAGGGTCTCACACGCTATCCTTCGTGCCAGAGAAAGACAAGCTCAATATTTGGTTGATTACAGGAGTTAACGGAGCCGGCAAGACCACAACGATCGGCAAATTGGCACACATTGCCAACAAATCTGGCTACCGTTGTTTGATTGCGGCAGCCGACACCTTTCGAGCAGCGGCCGTACAGCAGGTGAAAGTGTGGGGCGATCGTAGCCAAGTAGAAGTCATTGCCAATCCTGGCAAAAATACCGATCCAGCAGCGGTTGTGTTCGATGGCATTGCCGCTGCCCAATCGAGGAACACCGAATTGCTACTAGTAGATACAGCAGGTCGATTGCAGAACAAAAAGAACCTGATGGAAGAGTTGAGCAAAATCCGTCGTATTATTGACAAAAAGGCTCCCGATGCCAACGTAGAGTCGCTGCTGGTTCTGGATGCCACGCTGGGTCAAAATGGGTTGCGCCAAGCTGAGGTGTTTTCGGAGGTGGCAAAACTCAGTGGCGTGGTGTTGACCAAACTGGATGGTACAGCCAAAGGGGGAATTGCGCTGGCAGTGGTGCAACAGCTTGGTCTGCCCATTCGCTTCATTGGTGCTGGAGAAGGCATCGAGGATTTACGGCCGTTTTCGAGTTATGAGTTTGTAGAAGCGCTATTGAGTGGTTAA
- a CDS encoding 8-oxoguanine deaminase, whose product MPTLLVKNIHTLVTQDAQRREIRHGAIWVRDQVIEQVGTTAELPATADEVLDLHDRHLVLPGLVNTHHHFYQCLTRVMPAAQDGTLFTWLKTLYPIWQNLTPKAIAVSAQMAAAELMLSGCTTASDHLYIFPNDCTLDDEIHAIAAIGLRFHASRGSMSVGERQGGLPPDTLVESEAKILDDSQRLIEQYHDNTRHSMLRITLAPCSPFSVSPDLMRQSAALARSYPGVRLHTHLAENQSDVDYSLATFGLLPGAYAESVGWLGTDVWHAHCVQLDEAAIAKFGKTGTGVAHCPCSNTRLASGIAPIRKMLNQGVPVGLGVDGSASNDTGNLFQEARLAFLLARVRECDASAMTARQILDIATLGGARVLGRDDIGAIAPGMSADFIAINLDRPQFAGAWHDPVAALIFCHVDRVDYSFINGRRVVDQGHLITVDLDRLIEQTNRMAYELVNGNRE is encoded by the coding sequence ATGCCTACGCTTCTGGTTAAAAATATTCATACTCTGGTGACACAAGATGCCCAGCGCCGCGAAATTCGTCATGGGGCGATCTGGGTGCGTGATCAGGTGATCGAGCAAGTGGGAACCACCGCAGAGCTACCTGCCACGGCCGATGAAGTGTTGGATTTGCACGATCGCCACCTTGTACTGCCAGGCTTGGTCAACACTCATCATCACTTCTACCAATGTCTGACACGGGTGATGCCAGCTGCCCAAGATGGTACATTATTTACCTGGCTGAAAACCCTCTACCCAATTTGGCAAAACCTGACACCCAAAGCCATTGCAGTCAGTGCGCAAATGGCCGCTGCTGAGTTAATGCTCTCTGGTTGCACCACAGCTAGCGATCATCTATATATTTTTCCGAACGATTGCACATTAGATGATGAAATTCATGCCATTGCCGCGATCGGGCTACGGTTTCATGCCAGTCGAGGCAGCATGAGTGTGGGTGAACGTCAGGGAGGGTTACCACCAGACACTCTTGTCGAATCAGAGGCCAAAATCCTCGACGACTCGCAACGTCTGATTGAGCAGTATCACGACAATACTCGCCACTCGATGCTGCGAATCACCCTAGCGCCCTGCTCCCCTTTCTCTGTCTCGCCGGATTTGATGCGGCAATCGGCAGCCTTGGCGCGATCGTATCCGGGAGTGCGATTACATACGCACTTAGCTGAAAATCAATCCGATGTGGACTATAGTTTGGCAACATTTGGTTTATTGCCCGGAGCATATGCCGAGTCGGTGGGGTGGCTAGGCACCGATGTTTGGCACGCCCACTGTGTACAACTCGATGAAGCTGCCATTGCTAAGTTTGGCAAAACGGGAACAGGGGTAGCCCATTGCCCATGCAGCAACACGAGGTTGGCCAGCGGCATTGCTCCCATTCGTAAGATGCTGAATCAGGGTGTGCCCGTGGGGCTGGGCGTCGATGGATCGGCCTCGAATGACACGGGCAATTTGTTTCAGGAAGCTCGCTTAGCGTTTCTGTTAGCGCGGGTGCGTGAGTGCGATGCGTCAGCCATGACGGCCCGGCAAATTCTGGACATCGCCACGCTAGGAGGAGCGCGAGTCTTGGGGCGGGATGATATTGGAGCGATCGCACCCGGTATGTCGGCTGATTTTATTGCAATTAACCTCGATCGCCCCCAGTTTGCCGGCGCTTGGCATGATCCGGTGGCAGCTTTAATTTTCTGCCATGTCGATCGCGTAGACTACAGTTTTATCAATGGCAGGCGTGTCGTTGATCAAGGGCACTTGATCACGGTAGACCTCGATCGATTGATTGAACAAACGAATCGAATGGCGTATGAATTGGTGAATGGGAACAGAGAATAG
- a CDS encoding gamma-glutamyl-gamma-aminobutyrate hydrolase family protein — MKVKRLNTQVNQQLPIIGITTYHRNELGDFHLPGAYIEAVEHANGIPVLLPPTSGDLRSLLDRLDSLIFSGGGDIDPALYNSPGHPSIYLVDPERDRFELALARVALTLDLPILGICRGMQLLNVATGGDLISHVPEQYGDRQF, encoded by the coding sequence ATGAAGGTAAAGCGTTTGAATACACAGGTGAATCAGCAATTGCCCATCATTGGAATTACGACGTATCACCGCAACGAACTAGGGGATTTCCACTTACCAGGAGCTTACATTGAAGCTGTCGAGCATGCTAATGGTATTCCTGTGTTATTACCACCCACTTCAGGAGATTTGCGATCCTTGCTCGATCGCTTGGATAGTTTGATCTTCTCTGGTGGCGGTGACATTGATCCCGCACTTTACAACAGTCCTGGACATCCCAGTATTTATTTAGTTGATCCGGAACGAGATAGATTTGAACTGGCGCTGGCAAGGGTAGCACTTACGCTGGACCTTCCCATACTTGGCATCTGTCGCGGCATGCAACTGCTCAATGTTGCCACAGGAGGAGATTTAATTTCTCATGTGCCTGAGCAGTATGGCGATCGCCAATTTTAG
- the bicA gene encoding bicarbonate transporter BicA has protein sequence MQLTNRIHFRNLQGDLFGGITAAIVSLPLALAFGVASGAGPVAGLYGAVCVGFFAALFGGTPTLISEPTGPMTVVMTAVVASLTAANQDHGLAMAFTVVMLAGVFQILFGVFRLGKYITLMPYSVISGFMSGIGIILIILQIAPFLGQAAPKGGVLGTLQALPQLVANMNPVETSLGVLTLAIIFLMPSKFKRLIPPQLLALIVGTIVSLTLFSNVEIRRIGEIPMGLPTIQLPVFTASEMTRMLIDGAMLGLLGCIDTLLTAVIADSLTRTQHQSDKELIGQGIGNLVSGLCGGLPGAGATMGTVVNIQTGAKSALSGLTRALILLVVVLWAAPLTQSIPMAVLAGIALKVGIDILDWSFLKRAHHVSLKGTLIMYGVMLLTVLVDLIVAVGVGVFIANILTIERLSKLQSQSVKTITDVDDKIQLSSEEKLLLDEANGRVLLFHLSGPMIFGVAKAIAREQSAMKDSDVLIVDLTDVPLLGVTASLAVENVVKEAVSKERPVFIVCAPGQTQKRLKQLKVLDLVPPERVMDERLAALQAATALVRGSVSTSASEFITLP, from the coding sequence ATGCAACTAACCAATCGCATTCATTTTAGAAATCTACAAGGTGACTTATTTGGAGGGATTACAGCGGCGATCGTCTCTTTACCCCTCGCTCTAGCTTTTGGTGTGGCTTCGGGTGCTGGCCCTGTGGCTGGACTGTACGGAGCCGTTTGTGTTGGATTTTTTGCGGCCCTGTTTGGTGGGACCCCCACATTAATCTCTGAACCCACCGGTCCGATGACCGTGGTGATGACAGCCGTGGTCGCCAGTTTGACGGCTGCCAATCAAGACCATGGGCTAGCTATGGCTTTTACTGTGGTCATGTTAGCGGGAGTTTTTCAGATTTTGTTTGGGGTGTTCCGACTGGGTAAATACATTACCCTGATGCCCTACAGTGTCATTTCGGGCTTCATGTCGGGCATCGGTATCATTCTAATTATCCTGCAAATTGCGCCATTTCTGGGACAAGCGGCTCCTAAGGGCGGTGTGTTGGGCACTCTGCAAGCGCTGCCCCAATTAGTCGCCAACATGAATCCAGTGGAAACGTCTCTGGGCGTGTTGACGCTTGCCATTATTTTCTTAATGCCGTCCAAGTTCAAGCGCTTGATACCGCCTCAACTTTTGGCGCTGATTGTGGGAACGATTGTGTCGCTGACCCTATTCTCTAATGTTGAGATTCGTCGGATCGGTGAGATTCCCATGGGGTTGCCCACGATTCAGCTACCTGTGTTTACAGCGTCGGAAATGACACGAATGCTGATTGATGGGGCAATGCTGGGCTTGTTGGGCTGTATTGATACATTGTTAACAGCCGTTATTGCTGATAGTTTAACGCGCACACAACACCAGTCTGATAAAGAGTTAATTGGACAGGGGATTGGCAACTTGGTTTCGGGTCTCTGTGGTGGATTGCCCGGAGCCGGAGCCACAATGGGAACGGTGGTCAATATTCAAACGGGTGCGAAGTCGGCTCTGTCAGGATTAACGCGCGCGCTCATTTTATTAGTGGTTGTATTGTGGGCGGCTCCGCTAACGCAATCGATTCCAATGGCAGTGTTAGCTGGAATTGCCCTCAAGGTGGGGATTGATATTCTCGACTGGAGTTTCCTCAAACGTGCTCACCATGTTTCCCTCAAGGGCACGTTGATCATGTACGGCGTTATGCTGTTGACGGTTCTAGTGGACTTGATTGTTGCGGTGGGTGTGGGTGTCTTCATTGCCAACATTCTTACAATCGAGCGGTTGTCTAAACTGCAATCCCAATCGGTCAAAACGATCACGGATGTGGACGACAAAATTCAACTGAGCAGTGAAGAAAAACTGTTGCTTGATGAAGCCAATGGTCGAGTGCTGTTGTTCCACCTCAGCGGACCAATGATTTTTGGAGTCGCCAAAGCGATCGCTCGCGAACAATCGGCGATGAAAGACTCAGATGTCTTGATTGTCGATCTCACAGATGTACCACTGCTGGGTGTGACCGCCTCCCTAGCGGTTGAAAATGTGGTGAAAGAGGCAGTTAGCAAAGAGCGTCCAGTATTTATTGTCTGTGCTCCCGGTCAAACCCAGAAGCGCTTGAAGCAACTCAAGGTGTTGGATCTGGTTCCACCTGAGCGGGTAATGGACGAGCGGTTGGCAGCTTTACAAGCCGCTACAGCGCTGGTTCGTGGATCTGTATCAACCAGTGCTAGCGAATTTATCACACTTCCTTAA
- the nblS gene encoding two-component system sensor histidine kinase NblS has protein sequence MAAATLVVSLLMSGLTFWAVNTIQQDARLNDTRFGRDLGLLLAANVAPLVGENNRTELARFSHSFYSSTSSVRYMLYADNDGEIFFGIPFSESEVQNSLTIRRRMQLPENYAENQEEPMVRQHITPDGEVTDVFIPLIYNGEHLGVLALGINPNPTVVTSSHLTRDVTIAVFISIWVMVILGAVFNALIITKPIKELLQGVKNIAAGNFKQRIDLPVRGELGELILNFNEMAERLERYEEQNIEELTAEKAKLETLVSTIADGAVLLDTHMRVILVNPTAQRIFAWDENEHLLGENVLHHLPDSVKVELTRPLYQLASGDPPAELREGAEFRLTLPDPSNRTVRLLLNTVLDQHRENVRGIAITVQDITREVELNEAKSQFISNVSHELRTPLFNIKSFIETLHEYGDSLSELERREFLETANRETDRLTRLVNDVLDLSRLESNKRYHFEAVEIVQPIEQTLRTHQLNARDKGIELIQDIEPDLPPVLGNYDLLLQVFSNLVGNGLKFTPAGGRVAIRAYLLDPAGYHQPVTHVRIEVADTGIGIDPEDQQAIFDRFFRVENRVHTLEGTGLGLSIVRNIIEKHHSEVHLVSEVGVGTTFWFDLAIYQENAPVLAEIPLPADDAVAPPATDLAPDHLVLSQGLPDS, from the coding sequence ATGGCAGCCGCCACTCTGGTTGTCTCATTGCTGATGAGTGGTCTCACCTTCTGGGCAGTGAATACCATTCAGCAAGATGCTCGCCTTAATGATACACGCTTCGGTCGCGATTTGGGCTTGCTGTTGGCAGCCAATGTAGCTCCGTTGGTAGGAGAAAACAATCGCACTGAACTGGCTCGGTTTTCCCACAGTTTCTACAGCAGCACCTCCAGCGTTCGCTACATGCTCTATGCCGACAACGATGGAGAAATTTTCTTTGGCATCCCTTTCTCAGAGTCCGAAGTACAGAATTCGTTGACAATTCGGCGGCGGATGCAACTTCCCGAGAACTATGCCGAGAACCAAGAAGAACCCATGGTGCGGCAACATATTACGCCGGATGGAGAAGTCACCGATGTGTTCATCCCCCTGATTTACAATGGGGAACATTTGGGCGTGTTAGCGTTGGGCATTAACCCAAATCCAACGGTAGTAACATCGTCCCACCTCACGCGAGACGTGACGATCGCTGTGTTCATCTCAATTTGGGTCATGGTAATTCTGGGAGCCGTGTTTAATGCCCTAATCATCACCAAACCCATCAAGGAATTGTTGCAAGGCGTCAAAAATATTGCAGCCGGTAACTTCAAGCAGCGCATTGATCTCCCCGTGCGGGGTGAATTGGGCGAGTTAATTCTCAATTTCAACGAAATGGCCGAGCGATTGGAACGCTATGAAGAACAAAATATTGAAGAATTGACGGCCGAAAAAGCCAAGCTGGAAACTCTAGTTTCAACGATCGCCGATGGAGCGGTGTTACTAGACACACATATGCGGGTAATCTTGGTGAACCCCACCGCACAACGGATTTTTGCTTGGGACGAAAACGAGCACCTGTTAGGCGAAAATGTACTGCATCACTTGCCAGATAGTGTCAAGGTGGAATTAACACGGCCGTTGTATCAGCTTGCGTCTGGCGATCCGCCTGCAGAACTGCGCGAAGGGGCTGAATTTCGCTTGACTCTCCCTGATCCCAGTAACCGAACTGTTCGACTGCTACTGAACACAGTCTTAGACCAACATCGGGAAAATGTACGGGGCATTGCGATTACCGTTCAAGATATTACCCGCGAAGTAGAACTGAACGAAGCCAAGAGTCAATTTATCAGTAACGTGTCGCACGAATTGCGAACACCTCTGTTCAATATCAAATCATTTATTGAAACGTTACATGAATATGGTGATAGCCTGAGTGAACTAGAACGGCGCGAGTTCTTGGAAACAGCCAATCGTGAAACCGATCGCCTCACGCGATTGGTGAATGATGTCTTAGATTTATCTCGGTTAGAGTCGAACAAGCGCTATCATTTTGAAGCAGTTGAAATTGTTCAGCCGATCGAGCAAACGTTGCGCACTCATCAACTCAACGCTCGTGACAAAGGCATTGAACTGATTCAAGATATTGAACCAGACTTACCGCCAGTGTTGGGTAACTATGATCTGCTACTGCAAGTGTTTTCTAATTTGGTGGGCAATGGCTTGAAGTTTACGCCTGCGGGCGGTCGAGTTGCCATTCGTGCCTACTTGCTTGACCCTGCTGGCTATCATCAACCCGTCACCCATGTGCGCATTGAAGTTGCTGATACTGGCATTGGCATTGATCCTGAAGATCAACAGGCCATTTTCGATCGCTTTTTCCGAGTCGAAAACCGTGTGCATACGCTGGAAGGAACGGGACTAGGATTGTCGATCGTACGCAATATTATCGAAAAGCATCACAGCGAAGTTCATCTGGTCAGTGAGGTAGGGGTCGGCACAACCTTCTGGTTTGACTTGGCGATCTATCAGGAAAACGCGCCTGTGCTGGCTGAAATCCCCCTGCCTGCTGATGATGCGGTTGCACCTCCCGCAACCGATCTAGCCCCCGATCATCTGGTTTTAAGCCAAGGTCTGCCCGACAGTTAA